Genomic segment of Nitrosopumilaceae archaeon AB1(1):
GTAAAAACCCACGATCGACAGTTGGTACAACCACTGAAATCTATGATTATCTGCGACTATTATTCTCCAGAGTAGGTATCCCGTTTTGCCCTAAATGTAGTAGAAAGATATCGAGTCAATCAATAGATACCATATGTAATTCTGTATTGAAAGAATTCACCTCTCAACAAGTGTTGATTCTATCCCCACTTGTACGTAGAAAAAAAGGCACACATGAAAAGATTTTTGAAAAAATTAAAAATGATGGTTATTCTCGTGTACGTGTAGACGGTTCAATACATCTTTTGGATGCGGATATGCCAAAATTAGATAAACAACTATGGCATGATATAGAAATTATAGTTGATAGAATCACCATTCAAAAGTCAGAGCGCTCAAGACTCTTTGAGGCAATTGAGACAGGTGTAAATGCCTCCAATGGGGATGTAATCATTCATTCAGAGAAACATACCAATATTTACTCAAAAAATAATGCCTGTCCTCACTGTGGAATAACAATCGGTGAGATGGAACCACGTGCATTTTCTTTCAACTCTCCATTTGGAATGTGTTAACAATGTAATGGTATAGGGGCAAAATTTGAGTTTGAAGATGATCTAATCATTCCAAATCCTACAAAATCTATTCTTGATGGTGCGATTGCTCCAATATATCGAGCGTATGGATGGGAGAATCGTGAAGTTCTTAAAAGGATAATGAGATCTTATAAAATTAAATCAAACGTTCCTATAGAAAATCTAACTGAACGACAATACTCACTATTGTTGTATGGTAAATCCGACGTACAAGGATATGATACTGGAATTCTTCAACTCTTAAATTTATCATATCAAAGAGCGTCCACAAATATGAAAGAATGGTATAGTCAATTCATGTCTTTTACCCCCTGCAGAAAATGTAAGGGGAAAAAATTACGTCCCGAATCACTAGCTGTACAAATTAATAAAAAGGGAATTATAGATGTATGTGATTTACAGATAGATGACTGTGTACAGTTTTTTGATAATATAGTTTTAAATGATGTTGAAAAATTCATTGCAAAAGATGTCCTCAAAGAGATAACCTCAAGATTAGGATTTTTAAAAAATGTTGGATTGGGATATTTGTCTTTGAATAGACTTAGCTCAACTCTGTCTGGAGGTGAGGCTCAAAGGATACGTCTTGCAACACAGATTGGCTCGAATCTTACAGGTGTGCTATACGTGCTAGATGAACCTACGATTGGATTGCATCAAAGAGATAATGCACGATTAATCAGTACATTGATAAAATTACGTGATCTCGATAATACCATAATTATTGTAGAGCACGATGAGGTAGTGATTAAAAACTCAGACTGGATTGTAGATATTGGACCTGGTGCTGGAATTCATGGTGGTAAGATTGTTTTTCAAGGTAAAGTCAAAGATATATCAAAATCAAATTCTATCACCGGCAAATATTTGAATAAAAAATTATCCATTACTTTAAAGAGTAAGAAACGTACACAAAATGGATTTTTAGAGGTTAAAAATGCTCGTCAAAACAACCTGAAATGTATAGATGTCAAATTCCCACTAGGCTTATTCATTTCAGTGACAGGGGTGTCTGGCTCTGGTAAATCCACACTTGTTAATGATATATTGTTAAATTCCCTGGAGAGTAAATTTTACTCTGTGAAGAAACGAATTGGTCTTCACACTCGAATAATCGGTACAGGAAATATAGACAAAGTAATATCCATTAATCAATCTCCCATAGGTAGAACCCCTAGATCAAATCCTGCCACATATGTGGGTGTGTTTACTCCAATTCGCACTCTCTTCTCTGAAACTGAATCTTCAAAAAAACGTGGCTATAAACCAGGTAGATTCTCATTTAATGTCCCTGATGGCCGTTGTAGCGCATGTGAGGGCGATGGCGTTAAAAAGATAGAGATGCAATTTCTCTCTGATGTCTTTGTAAAATGCAGTGTATGTAATGGAAAACGATTCGACTCTGAAACACTATCTGTCAAATATAAAAGTAAAGACATCTCAGACATTTTAGACATGTCAGTAGAGGAGGCATTGAAGTTTTTTGAAAATATACCTTCAATTAAAAATAAATTACAAACAATTTATGATGTTGGTCTTGGATACATCAAACTTGGACAGTCCTCTATCACTCTATCTGGTGGTGAGGCACAACGCGTAAAACTGGCAACTGAATTATCCAAAACTCATACTGGAAAGACACTATACATCCTCGATGAGCCTACGACAGGCTTGCATTTCTCTGATGTACAATTATTACTAAACGTGTTGAATAGACTGTGTAATCTTGGCAATACGATAATTGTCATTGAACACAATATGGATGTGATTAGAAACTCGGATTGGATAATTGATTTGGGTCCTGAAGGTGGTGATAAAGGAGGCCATATAGTCACTCAAGGTCCACCCTCGGATATCATAAAAAGTAAATCAAGTTATACTGCAGCATATTTAAAAGAATACTTATGAAGTATAAATTTGACATATTAAAAAAAACAATACCAACTCAACCTGGTATTTATTTGATGAAAAACACTGCCAAGAAAATCATATATATCGGTAAGGCTAAAAATTTAAAAAAACGTGTTTGTTCATATTTTACAAAAAATCAAAATTACAAGACTGAAAAGCTGTTGGAAAATATTGCAGATATTGAATACGTGTTGACAGACACTGAGAGTGAGGCATTTTTACTAGAATCAAATATGATAAAACGGTATCGACCAAAATACAACATAAATCTNAAAGATCAGCAACGATATACATACTTGAGATTAACTAGTGAAAAATACCCTCGTCTATTGGTTACTCGACGTACTAGGGATGGGAAATTTCTAGGTAATGGGAAGGTATTCGGTCCATTTACCCATGGCAGCTCTAAACTATTATCCATCGGTACACTACGAAAATCATTTCAAATTCGAATTTGTAAAACATTGCCAAAAAAAGCATGTTTAGAGTATCATTTGGGAAATTGTGAAGCCCCCTGTGAATTTAAAAATGCACAAAAAAACTATTCTCACCACATAGATGGTCTGAGCAGAGTTCTCACAAATCCACAACATCTAGTCACATTCAAAAGTGTGCTGCGCTCTAAAATGGAGGTTGCCTCCAAACATCAACAATACGAGTATGCAAAAAATATTCGTGATACAATATATCGATTAGATAACTTGACAGCAGAGCAAAAAATGGAGACAATATCTGGTTCTGATGAAGAGTATTTTGGGATTGACATTGTTGATGATATTGCCACCATTATGACTTTTCGTCAAATTAGAGGTGTAATACAAGACAGTGATAGATTTTCATTTGAAATACTCGGTGATAATATGTTTTCGAATTTTCTTTATCAATATTATACCACTCGTAAAATTCCAAATACGATAATTATCAATGTTCCAATAATTAATAAAAAACTTTTAGAGGTGTTGTTGTCTAGTAAATCTGATCGTGCTGTTAAAATCAATCTTCCTAGTGGTAAACAGAAAAAATTAATGAGTTTACTTTTGAAAAATATTCAAGTTTTTCAAACTGCAGGTACAGAACCGGGTCTTGTAGAGCTAAAACAACTATTACATATCACTAAAATTCCTAAGATAATAGAGTGCTTTGATATATCAAATCATGGCTCTGATTTTGCTGTCGGTTCTATGTCTAGATTCTCCCAGGGTATTCCTGATAAATCAGGATATAGAAAGTTTAAGATAAAAACCATACGCGGCAGAGATGATTTTGCAATGATTGGAGAGATTGTAAAACGACGATATACTAGACTAAAAAACCAGTCTTTGCCTTTACCTGATCTTATACTTGTTGATGGTGGCAAAGGCCAATTAAACGCAGCCTATGCTGAATTGAAAAAACTGAATCTATCTATTCCTTGCATATCGATTGCAAAGGAGAATGAGGAGATTTACACGGTTGGCAAATCTGAGCCATTAATAATATCTAGGGATAAAAAATCTCTTCAAATTTTACAATTTGCAAGAGATGAATCTCATAGATTTGGTGTATCTTATAATCGACATGTGCAAAAAATGAATATAATCTAATTAACTTACAGTGATACTTCCAACCATCCATGGATGGACTTGGCAATAATAGTCAAAAGTTCCAGTGTTTGTAAATAATTGTGAAAATGTAGTACCGCTAGCAAAGATTGAACTATCCCAACCATTTGGATATGCCTCACCTACTAGATTTGGATTTTCTTGAAGATTACCTGTAGTTACTGTGTGTACTGCGATATCATCGTTAGTCCAAGTTACAGTATCTCCCACATTGATTTTTGCGTTAGATGGTGAGTAACATATATCGTTTTGTACACAATCCGGTGATCCAGCTCCATTAGGTATTGAAATAAGAACTCTTTTTGGAGCAGTATCTTTTTTTATCTTTTCTTCCATCATCATTTTCTCCATCATTTTCTCCTCTTCCATCATTTTCTCCTCTTCCATCATCATTCTATCCGTGTTTTTATTATAATCTGCTGAACTGTCATCTGCCAAGCCAGACCATACAACTGCTACACCTACACCGACAAATACAATAGCGATTGTCCACAACATGGCAGCTTTATCTACTGAAGTCATTATAATTCAAACAAAATCCACTTACTTATAAATATATTTGATATCTCTGATGAATGATTATTCTAATTAATGAATAAAATACTGTGTAGATTAGATGACTAAATTTATTAAATAAACAATTGAAAAATTAATGTTGAATAAATTAAAATTTGGAATCCAAAATGGGTTAAATGTAGCCAGAGCTGGATATTCTATTGATCAAATACTTACTGCGTGTATGTTGGCAGACAAAACTGGTTATGATTCTATTTTTTACATGGATCATACAAACGTACCACAATGGAAAAACGCAACTGTACTTGATCCCTGGGTTATGTTATCTGCAATTGCCGCAGTTACACAAAATGTTGAACTTGGAACATGTGTGACAGATGCCATTCGTCGTCACCCATCAAACATATCTCTTGCAGCAATTACCCTTGATCGTGTCTCCAAGGGACGAGCTATACTTGGTATAGGTGCAGGAGAAGCACAAAACCTAAAAGAATTTTGCATACCTTTTGAAACACCTGTAAGTAAATGGGAAGAGCAAATTCAAGTTATTAAAAAATTATACACATCAAACCCAGATAATGTGGTAGATTTTGATGGAAAATATTATCAACTAAAAGGAGCTTGTCTGCAAGCTGCCCCTATTCGTAAACCATATCCACCAATATACATGGCAGCTGGAGGTTCGCGAACATTGAGATTAACTGGTAAATATGGTAATGGTTGGCTT
This window contains:
- a CDS encoding LLM class flavin-dependent oxidoreductase: MLNKLKFGIQNGLNVARAGYSIDQILTACMLADKTGYDSIFYMDHTNVPQWKNATVLDPWVMLSAIAAVTQNVELGTCVTDAIRRHPSNISLAAITLDRVSKGRAILGIGAGEAQNLKEFCIPFETPVSKWEEQIQVIKKLYTSNPDNVVDFDGKYYQLKGACLQAAPIRKPYPPIYMAAGGSRTLRLTGKYGNGWLPIGYTPELFEDHANKIKESMDSNNRSQEEKDNFQYALDIDVYFSEDAEESWAKMKEAIKVSLFKPEVLRVHNLKEIQGFDFKKYFTEYSMSNQEWIVKMREAATTIPDNIARSSIGVGTVDDIIPVFEKFMNKGVNHFVIRFWGKNYFGSIDKFASSVMPRLKELV
- the uvrC gene encoding excinuclease ABC subunit UvrC; the protein is MKYKFDILKKTIPTQPGIYLMKNTAKKIIYIGKAKNLKKRVCSYFTKNQNYKTEKLLENIADIEYVLTDTESEAFLLESNMIKRYRPKYNINLKDQQRYTYLRLTSEKYPRLLVTRRTRDGKFLGNGKVFGPFTHGSSKLLSIGTLRKSFQIRICKTLPKKACLEYHLGNCEAPCEFKNAQKNYSHHIDGLSRVLTNPQHLVTFKSVLRSKMEVASKHQQYEYAKNIRDTIYRLDNLTAEQKMETISGSDEEYFGIDIVDDIATIMTFRQIRGVIQDSDRFSFEILGDNMFSNFLYQYYTTRKIPNTIIINVPIINKKLLEVLLSSKSDRAVKINLPSGKQKKLMSLLLKNIQVFQTAGTEPGLVELKQLLHITKIPKIIECFDISNHGSDFAVGSMSRFSQGIPDKSGYRKFKIKTIRGRDDFAMIGEIVKRRYTRLKNQSLPLPDLILVDGGKGQLNAAYAELKKLNLSIPCISIAKENEEIYTVGKSEPLIISRDKKSLQILQFARDESHRFGVSYNRHVQKMNII
- a CDS encoding plastocyanin/azurin family copper-binding protein; amino-acid sequence: MTSVDKAAMLWTIAIVFVGVGVAVVWSGLADDSSADYNKNTDRMMMEEEKMMEEEKMMEKMMMEEKIKKDTAPKRVLISIPNGAGSPDCVQNDICYSPSNAKINVGDTVTWTNDDIAVHTVTTGNLQENPNLVGEAYPNGWDSSIFASGTTFSQLFTNTGTFDYYCQVHPWMVGSITVS
- the uvrA gene encoding excinuclease ABC subunit UvrA; its protein translation is MGAKFEFEDDLIIPNPTKSILDGAIAPIYRAYGWENREVLKRIMRSYKIKSNVPIENLTERQYSLLLYGKSDVQGYDTGILQLLNLSYQRASTNMKEWYSQFMSFTPCRKCKGKKLRPESLAVQINKKGIIDVCDLQIDDCVQFFDNIVLNDVEKFIAKDVLKEITSRLGFLKNVGLGYLSLNRLSSTLSGGEAQRIRLATQIGSNLTGVLYVLDEPTIGLHQRDNARLISTLIKLRDLDNTIIIVEHDEVVIKNSDWIVDIGPGAGIHGGKIVFQGKVKDISKSNSITGKYLNKKLSITLKSKKRTQNGFLEVKNARQNNLKCIDVKFPLGLFISVTGVSGSGKSTLVNDILLNSLESKFYSVKKRIGLHTRIIGTGNIDKVISINQSPIGRTPRSNPATYVGVFTPIRTLFSETESSKKRGYKPGRFSFNVPDGRCSACEGDGVKKIEMQFLSDVFVKCSVCNGKRFDSETLSVKYKSKDISDILDMSVEEALKFFENIPSIKNKLQTIYDVGLGYIKLGQSSITLSGGEAQRVKLATELSKTHTGKTLYILDEPTTGLHFSDVQLLLNVLNRLCNLGNTIIVIEHNMDVIRNSDWIIDLGPEGGDKGGHIVTQGPPSDIIKSKSSYTAAYLKEYL